Proteins encoded by one window of Candidatus Poribacteria bacterium:
- a CDS encoding superoxide dismutase family protein has protein sequence MKQRLIFIGVMPTFFLLIGISILLVGCERAHQQVSVLPTVPAKQANAMISASNDSGLTGMAVFTQNGDQITLTAEIQGASPGLHAIHIHAYGDCSAPDGTSAGGHWNPTDVAHGKWGEGEFHLGDIGNITVGEDGTGRITLTTDLWEIGTGSDIDVVGRSIIVHADADDFVSQPSGAAGARIGCGVIVLAE, from the coding sequence ATGAAACAGCGTTTAATTTTCATCGGCGTAATGCCCACATTTTTCCTATTGATTGGTATCTCTATCCTATTGGTAGGGTGCGAGCGAGCGCACCAACAGGTAAGCGTTCTTCCAACTGTGCCTGCAAAACAAGCAAACGCTATGATTAGCGCATCGAACGACAGTGGCTTAACTGGAATGGCAGTCTTCACACAAAATGGCGACCAAATCACACTCACGGCTGAAATCCAGGGCGCGTCCCCCGGTCTGCACGCCATTCATATCCACGCATACGGTGATTGCAGTGCACCCGATGGCACATCCGCTGGCGGTCACTGGAATCCTACCGATGTTGCGCACGGAAAATGGGGAGAAGGTGAGTTTCATCTTGGAGATATCGGTAATATCACCGTCGGAGAAGATGGGACGGGTCGTATTACGTTGACGACAGATCTCTGGGAAATCGGTACCGGCTCCGACATAGATGTTGTCGGCAGAAGTATCATTGTCCATGCTGATGCGGACGATTTCGTCTCGCAACCGTCAGGTGCTGCAGGCGCGCGTATCGGATGTGGTGTCATCGTATTAGCAGAATAG
- a CDS encoding phytanoyl-CoA dioxygenase family protein, producing the protein MSKALSLVAYNDLESQVEALERDGYVYFPNVLNAEEVGELRATMDRLETIPECLDTHQTPENGGGFLNKIINNSFNRDSLYLQFLDKSPIIEVAEATHGEDCHCIGMQSWITGPGRPDQGLHTDWLPISLPAEVRSDPRVKVPIFITTAHYYLNDMYEELGPTKFVPGSHFSGCSPNGATEWNNRSEESILCNAGDVVLFRSEVWHRGSANTSDETRYLLQVHYAMRMITQKYPPYLNKFQFDESILAQANPQQRRLLGDHRPSNYD; encoded by the coding sequence ATGTCGAAAGCCCTCTCACTTGTTGCTTATAACGATTTAGAAAGTCAAGTTGAAGCATTGGAAAGGGATGGTTATGTCTATTTCCCTAACGTGCTTAACGCTGAGGAAGTTGGGGAATTGCGAGCCACTATGGATCGGTTAGAGACGATTCCTGAGTGTTTGGATACACACCAAACGCCTGAAAATGGCGGCGGATTCCTCAACAAAATCATCAATAACTCCTTTAATCGAGATTCCCTGTATCTCCAATTCCTTGACAAATCACCTATTATTGAGGTTGCCGAGGCGACGCACGGTGAGGATTGTCATTGCATCGGTATGCAATCGTGGATAACAGGCCCGGGACGTCCAGATCAAGGGTTACATACCGATTGGCTGCCGATCAGTCTACCGGCAGAAGTGCGTTCCGACCCGAGAGTCAAGGTTCCCATCTTCATCACCACCGCTCATTATTATCTCAATGATATGTACGAGGAATTGGGACCGACGAAGTTTGTGCCGGGTAGTCATTTCTCTGGGTGTTCCCCAAACGGAGCAACTGAATGGAACAATCGGAGTGAAGAGAGTATTCTATGCAATGCGGGGGACGTGGTGCTTTTCCGCAGTGAAGTTTGGCACCGTGGTTCTGCCAATACGAGTGACGAGACCCGTTACCTCTTGCAGGTACACTATGCCATGCGTATGATTACACAGAAATATCCACCCTATTTGAACAAATTTCAGTTTGACGAATCTATCCTCGCGCAAGCGAATCCTCAGCAGAGACGGCTTCTCGGCGATCATCGACCGAGTAATTATGATTGA
- a CDS encoding phytanoyl-CoA dioxygenase family protein: MNTQVTNDQVEFYRENGFLIIDDFLKGAELSSWQDDVEEAVAQHVSRDDAFHNQKGEDGYYKNVFVQCVNLWKASEKIKQLILNPELGKLAADLAGTSGVRLYHDHAMVKQPWANPTNFHVDNPYDPFYSHQAIMFWIALDDTTVQNGCLYFLPGTHKTSGFEVGGSLGQAGVGELFREYPEWAEIEPYAAEMKAGSGVFISGMVAHAAGPNMTTHPRRAFAMLFMPEDATFNGKKSALPDEVFEKLKAGDVLADDEHLPVVFSYRNGGTLANQS; this comes from the coding sequence ATGAACACACAAGTTACGAACGATCAGGTTGAATTTTATCGTGAAAACGGATTTCTGATTATTGACGACTTCCTAAAAGGTGCCGAATTGTCATCGTGGCAGGATGATGTTGAGGAGGCTGTTGCGCAGCATGTGAGCCGTGATGATGCTTTTCACAACCAAAAAGGAGAAGACGGTTACTACAAGAACGTTTTCGTTCAATGCGTCAATTTGTGGAAGGCGAGCGAGAAGATTAAACAATTGATTCTTAACCCTGAATTGGGGAAGTTGGCGGCGGACCTCGCTGGCACTTCGGGCGTGCGATTGTATCACGACCACGCCATGGTTAAGCAACCCTGGGCAAATCCAACGAACTTCCATGTGGATAATCCCTACGATCCATTTTATTCACATCAGGCAATCATGTTCTGGATAGCACTTGACGATACAACGGTTCAGAACGGCTGTCTGTATTTTCTGCCCGGCACACACAAAACGAGCGGCTTTGAGGTCGGTGGAAGTCTCGGACAGGCGGGTGTCGGCGAACTGTTCCGCGAATATCCAGAGTGGGCGGAGATTGAACCTTACGCCGCTGAGATGAAAGCGGGATCTGGTGTGTTTATCAGTGGGATGGTCGCGCATGCGGCGGGGCCGAATATGACGACGCACCCGCGCCGTGCGTTTGCAATGCTTTTTATGCCGGAGGATGCCACATTCAATGGGAAAAAAAGTGCGCTGCCAGATGAAGTATTTGAGAAGTTGAAGGCTGGTGATGTATTGGCGGACGACGAACATTTGCCAGTGGTTTTCTCATATCGAAACGGTGGTACACTGGCAAATCAATCTTAA
- a CDS encoding mandelate racemase/muconate lactonizing enzyme family protein: MKIQKIQAFPLAYQEPHYKGIERYITLARVESDDGLVGWGECISQFREATLATKIIIEQGFAPMLTGEDALDVERHWQKMLDHIWWYGPEGIAAFAVSAVDMALWDLKGKALGLPVCQLLGGQLHDKIVAMASFIFDMEDLDWTLNEFRWLREQNYRVVKGGWGMRPEAVFGLDRQCDIEMVHRVREVIGDELELVVDTPGHRRVWDVPTAIQRFRDLEPYRLKWIEQPLPPDNFEAYSQLRASVMTPIGTGEDEWDVESYKRLIQSGGVDIVQIDPGRCHGLTGCRHVIKLIEAESLQFSAHTWSSALNTAASLHMLAISAHADCADFKPHESPMQHELVSDPWVQKDGYIAIRDTPGLGVTVQEDVVQKYLFG, from the coding sequence ATGAAAATTCAAAAAATTCAGGCGTTTCCACTTGCCTACCAAGAGCCACACTACAAAGGTATCGAACGCTACATCACGCTTGCCCGCGTGGAAAGCGACGACGGTCTTGTGGGTTGGGGGGAATGTATCTCACAATTTCGAGAAGCGACACTCGCAACAAAGATAATCATTGAGCAGGGATTTGCACCGATGCTTACCGGTGAAGATGCTTTAGATGTGGAACGGCACTGGCAGAAGATGCTTGACCACATCTGGTGGTATGGACCCGAAGGCATCGCTGCATTTGCCGTTAGTGCTGTGGATATGGCGTTGTGGGACTTAAAAGGCAAGGCACTCGGTTTACCCGTTTGCCAACTCCTTGGGGGTCAACTCCACGACAAAATCGTCGCAATGGCATCGTTCATCTTCGATATGGAGGACTTGGACTGGACACTCAACGAATTTCGGTGGTTGCGTGAGCAGAACTACCGCGTTGTCAAAGGCGGTTGGGGAATGCGCCCAGAGGCGGTATTCGGTCTCGACCGCCAGTGTGACATTGAGATGGTGCATCGCGTGCGTGAGGTCATCGGAGACGAACTTGAATTGGTCGTTGATACCCCCGGACACCGTCGCGTTTGGGATGTCCCGACAGCTATTCAACGCTTTCGAGACCTCGAACCTTATCGGCTCAAATGGATTGAGCAACCGCTACCGCCCGATAACTTTGAAGCATACTCCCAGCTGCGGGCATCGGTTATGACACCCATCGGTACAGGTGAGGATGAGTGGGATGTCGAAAGTTACAAACGGCTTATTCAGTCCGGTGGGGTCGATATCGTACAAATTGATCCGGGACGTTGCCATGGGCTCACCGGCTGCCGACATGTCATCAAATTGATTGAGGCAGAGAGTCTACAGTTCAGTGCGCATACATGGAGCAGTGCCCTAAACACCGCTGCGAGTTTGCACATGTTAGCGATTTCGGCACATGCCGATTGTGCGGATTTCAAGCCCCACGAATCCCCAATGCAGCATGAATTGGTCAGTGATCCGTGGGTACAAAAGGACGGCTATATCGCTATCCGTGACACGCCGGGATTGGGGGTCACGGTGCAAGAAGATGTTGTGCAAAAATATCTGTTCGGATAG
- a CDS encoding zinc-binding dehydrogenase, with product MMKTQTVRYGENGGIEIIDIDVADPQAGEVQVQHAACGVCAWDLATFRDGGYAPPGHEGVGYVTKVGSGVPDIEEGMRVASVALGFDGIKNCSTEDLYILPESDIADEYWLVEPVSCVVTGLDTAPLRPADNVAVIGCGFMGLMFVQALSRFYTSDLIAIDLVGKRLELAESLGAESTYNPKEIDASELISELRARPIDVVFDCSGKAAGLNLATKIVRQGGHINLFGCIREEVTFNGAAWHGGAFNLVSSSPGAKIRDPFPPAIRFLERGIIDLKPLITHIVSLEDYPALLKEATSGDRSYIKGVVKAT from the coding sequence ATGATGAAAACGCAAACGGTCAGGTATGGAGAAAACGGTGGCATCGAAATTATTGATATTGATGTCGCTGATCCACAGGCGGGTGAAGTGCAGGTTCAGCATGCCGCATGTGGTGTCTGCGCATGGGACTTAGCGACCTTTCGTGACGGTGGTTACGCGCCGCCGGGTCATGAAGGCGTTGGCTATGTCACAAAAGTTGGAAGCGGTGTCCCGGATATTGAGGAAGGGATGCGTGTTGCGAGTGTAGCGTTGGGGTTCGATGGTATCAAGAACTGTTCAACTGAAGACCTATATATCCTTCCAGAATCGGATATTGCGGACGAATACTGGCTTGTTGAACCGGTTTCATGCGTTGTAACAGGTCTCGACACTGCCCCGTTGCGACCTGCCGACAACGTTGCAGTTATTGGATGCGGTTTTATGGGGCTTATGTTCGTTCAGGCATTGAGCCGATTCTACACGTCCGATCTTATCGCCATTGATCTCGTTGGGAAACGTCTGGAACTGGCAGAATCGCTCGGTGCTGAATCTACGTATAATCCCAAGGAAATTGATGCCTCCGAGTTAATATCAGAGCTAAGAGCACGCCCGATTGACGTGGTATTCGACTGTTCCGGTAAGGCTGCAGGGTTAAATCTCGCCACGAAGATTGTTCGCCAAGGTGGACATATCAATCTTTTCGGTTGTATTCGCGAGGAAGTAACATTCAACGGTGCCGCGTGGCACGGCGGCGCGTTTAATTTGGTGAGTTCATCGCCCGGTGCAAAGATTCGGGACCCGTTCCCGCCAGCGATCCGGTTCCTCGAACGGGGTATCATTGACTTAAAGCCCCTCATAACGCACATCGTGTCGCTTGAAGATTATCCAGCACTTCTCAAGGAAGCGACGAGTGGTGATAGAAGTTACATCAAAGGTGTCGTGAAAGCAACGTAA
- a CDS encoding type II CAAX endopeptidase family protein: MQINLTTFERIRFRALVGYVILAFIATILSLIILGTFLPAWFKGKSSPLREPLILLLPYVFFSLFTCSMLARAGLSYNRLLGKFPPWRTFGLYSLWAVPQVIFTVSAFFLLYFPISFFMPEFFKERFIEDTSMVLLSSDRHILTNLLNFLMSVFLGPVIEEFFFRGILLTRWTVKWGVARSIFASSFIFALLHLDPIGAFCFGCVMAVFYIRTKSLFIPMSIHIANNSIPSIIGWFEILFEDSSSQPGTLEEFQELWWIGLVGFVILIPCVIYFWRHYIQNTDWRVPYLIESDGCENDTIE, from the coding sequence ATGCAGATTAATCTAACTACTTTTGAGAGAATTCGGTTCAGAGCATTAGTGGGATACGTCATCCTTGCGTTTATCGCGACTATCCTTAGTCTCATTATCCTCGGGACATTCTTGCCTGCGTGGTTCAAAGGTAAATCATCCCCACTTCGAGAGCCTCTAATACTACTACTGCCGTATGTCTTTTTCTCTCTGTTTACCTGTAGCATGTTGGCTCGTGCGGGTTTATCTTACAATCGATTGCTTGGAAAGTTTCCACCATGGCGTACGTTTGGGTTGTATAGTTTATGGGCGGTCCCTCAGGTCATTTTCACCGTCTCAGCCTTCTTTCTACTTTACTTTCCCATATCGTTCTTCATGCCCGAATTCTTCAAGGAACGGTTTATTGAAGACACATCCATGGTTTTGTTGAGTAGTGATAGACATATTCTCACGAACCTGTTGAATTTCTTAATGAGTGTTTTCCTTGGCCCTGTGATTGAAGAATTCTTTTTTCGCGGCATTCTGTTGACACGATGGACTGTCAAGTGGGGTGTGGCACGGAGCATTTTTGCGTCATCGTTTATTTTTGCTCTCCTGCACCTTGATCCTATTGGTGCATTCTGTTTCGGTTGCGTGATGGCTGTCTTCTACATTCGAACGAAGTCGCTCTTTATTCCTATGAGTATCCACATAGCAAATAACAGTATCCCATCAATTATCGGTTGGTTTGAGATATTATTTGAAGATTCATCTTCACAACCGGGAACACTTGAAGAATTTCAAGAATTGTGGTGGATAGGACTTGTAGGGTTTGTAATTCTCATACCTTGTGTCATCTACTTCTGGAGACACTATATTCAGAATACTGACTGGCGGGTTCCGTACCTCATAGAATCTGATGGCTGTGAAAACGACACCATCGAGTAA
- a CDS encoding mandelate racemase/muconate lactonizing enzyme family protein — MKITDIKPYPVWVGHRNQHIVKVETDEGIYGWGESGLSSRELAVVGAVKHYREFLIGRDPMQIGGLSQEMYRSQYFEGGRALTGAISAIDIALHDIVGKALNVPVYQLLGGKLRDAVPCFATTGAATLEELIANANLLLEKGWNVIRTNVLHRAKPGEENIFEPRESISLAAEWLTALREAIGSEPVLGIDYHHRLSVAEAASFCQRMPSGTLDFLEEPIRDETPEAYESLRTMVDVPFAIGEEFSSKWQFLPYLERGITNFARLDVCNVGGLMESMKVAGLAEAHYIDLMPHNPLGPICTAATVHLAAAVTNFAWLEIRTSPTESSGHYDEDLFPVQLKLEGASIPVPDGPGLGVEVNEELVTAQTFKFAEPPHLRRRDGSHTNW; from the coding sequence ATGAAAATTACCGACATCAAACCTTATCCTGTTTGGGTAGGGCACAGAAATCAACACATCGTTAAAGTGGAGACCGACGAAGGTATTTATGGGTGGGGTGAATCCGGACTCTCAAGTCGAGAATTAGCCGTAGTTGGCGCGGTTAAGCACTACCGAGAATTTTTGATTGGGCGCGACCCGATGCAGATCGGCGGGTTGTCGCAGGAGATGTATCGGAGCCAATATTTTGAAGGCGGTCGTGCCTTGACAGGGGCAATCTCGGCAATCGACATTGCACTCCACGATATCGTGGGGAAGGCGTTGAACGTGCCGGTCTACCAATTGCTCGGTGGCAAACTACGGGATGCGGTCCCGTGCTTTGCAACGACGGGTGCTGCAACGCTCGAAGAATTAATTGCGAACGCGAATTTATTGCTTGAGAAGGGTTGGAACGTCATCCGAACAAACGTGTTGCATCGCGCGAAGCCGGGTGAAGAGAATATCTTTGAACCGCGCGAATCCATCAGTCTTGCGGCGGAGTGGTTGACAGCACTCCGGGAAGCCATCGGTTCCGAACCTGTTCTCGGCATCGATTATCATCACCGACTCAGTGTTGCGGAAGCTGCGTCCTTCTGTCAACGTATGCCCTCTGGCACGCTTGATTTTTTGGAGGAGCCCATCCGAGATGAGACCCCAGAGGCTTATGAATCCCTAAGAACGATGGTGGATGTCCCGTTTGCAATTGGTGAGGAATTTTCCAGCAAGTGGCAGTTTCTTCCCTATCTGGAGCGCGGCATCACCAACTTCGCCCGTCTTGACGTGTGCAATGTCGGCGGTTTGATGGAGTCGATGAAAGTTGCTGGCTTGGCAGAAGCGCACTATATTGACCTGATGCCGCACAACCCGTTAGGTCCCATCTGCACGGCTGCGACGGTTCATCTGGCGGCTGCTGTAACTAACTTCGCTTGGTTGGAAATCCGCACCTCACCAACAGAAAGTTCTGGACACTATGATGAGGATCTATTTCCTGTGCAACTCAAACTCGAAGGCGCGTCTATACCGGTACCGGACGGTCCCGGTTTGGGAGTCGAAGTTAACGAAGAATTGGTAACAGCACAGACATTCAAATTTGCGGAACCGCCACACCTACGCCGACGGGATGGCTCACATACGAACTGGTAG
- a CDS encoding carbon-nitrogen hydrolase family protein, protein MADNQIKVAACQLLTSEDVSASTAKVLQQIETCAEMDIQIAVFPEGCLFGYCCRTDYWERTSPQVFKEAEAKIAEAARRHGMAVVVGSAHHDGENWHNDLAIFDQQGSLKYRYGKTFLAGEQWCTNNRGKLPIVQLAGVDCCFIICHDVRYPELVKLPAAMGAQLCIFCSCEAGLLSEYKLSAYRAMPISRATENGIYLVMANTPANPDDIRSPGSSHGNSKIVHPDGNVITEAGFFGDDIVSTTIDLSKATGSQAKRTCNEDTILREWFQQGCEFVVKV, encoded by the coding sequence ATGGCTGATAACCAGATTAAAGTGGCGGCATGTCAATTGCTTACAAGTGAAGACGTTTCCGCCAGTACCGCAAAAGTGCTTCAACAGATCGAAACATGTGCGGAGATGGACATCCAGATTGCAGTATTTCCTGAAGGATGTCTATTCGGCTACTGCTGTCGGACAGATTATTGGGAACGGACCTCTCCACAGGTTTTCAAAGAAGCTGAGGCGAAAATTGCCGAAGCTGCGCGTCGGCACGGGATGGCGGTTGTCGTCGGCTCCGCGCATCACGATGGCGAGAATTGGCACAATGACTTAGCGATTTTCGATCAACAAGGAAGCCTCAAATACCGCTACGGCAAAACCTTCCTCGCTGGGGAGCAATGGTGCACCAACAACCGCGGGAAACTACCGATTGTGCAGTTGGCAGGCGTTGACTGTTGCTTCATCATCTGTCACGACGTGCGCTATCCTGAGTTAGTCAAACTTCCAGCGGCGATGGGGGCGCAACTCTGTATTTTCTGTTCGTGTGAGGCGGGGTTGTTGTCGGAGTATAAACTCTCCGCGTATCGTGCGATGCCGATCTCGCGTGCGACGGAAAACGGTATCTATCTCGTGATGGCGAATACACCCGCGAACCCTGATGATATTCGCTCGCCGGGATCATCACACGGAAACTCGAAAATTGTCCATCCGGATGGCAATGTCATCACAGAGGCAGGATTTTTCGGTGATGACATCGTCTCGACAACAATAGACCTCTCAAAGGCGACAGGTTCTCAGGCAAAACGGACTTGCAACGAAGATACAATCCTTCGAGAGTGGTTCCAACAGGGTTGTGAGTTTGTTGTGAAAGTCTGA
- a CDS encoding amidohydrolase family protein, which yields MPNQTVQIRAARLVDGISTYAKTDQAILVTDGRIDAVGHQEEIEKRTPPDAQLIDLGDAYLAPGLIDGHTHLSLAGDGRNYVQMFSETDEMMVLTGAMNLQRHLAAGITTICEHGARNKVGFTLKEGLERGYIPGPRTLVSGRPITCTGGHFHMCNETADGEAEMRRSVRRLVHEGADYIKIMASGGGTAGTIPGRASYSVAELHAAVHEAHHFHRLTVAHCRAKESMVRAVEAGIDLMEHAEFLDPDGELRFDPKIAEMMAESGIWISPTLQAWTGYPRIVELRAKRDSDTISDDEATELQRLESRAKVRLDVMRRMLDYGLHDRIVPGTDSGVGNLAFGHLDYDLQLLVQVGFTPAEALISATRISAEAIGMEDEIGTIAPGKIADLVAFESDPTSDVDAFSRVIAVFQAGQRVK from the coding sequence ATGCCAAATCAAACCGTTCAAATCCGTGCCGCTCGGCTCGTAGACGGGATAAGCACGTATGCCAAAACGGATCAGGCAATTCTTGTGACCGATGGACGGATTGATGCTGTTGGACATCAAGAGGAAATTGAGAAACGAACACCGCCTGATGCGCAGCTTATTGACCTCGGTGACGCGTATCTTGCGCCGGGTCTCATTGATGGGCATACGCATCTGAGCCTCGCAGGCGATGGACGGAACTACGTTCAGATGTTCTCTGAAACCGATGAGATGATGGTGTTGACGGGTGCGATGAATCTGCAACGCCACCTCGCCGCAGGAATTACGACGATCTGTGAGCATGGCGCAAGGAATAAAGTAGGTTTCACACTCAAGGAAGGACTTGAACGCGGTTACATTCCCGGTCCTCGCACTTTAGTAAGTGGACGACCGATCACTTGCACAGGTGGGCACTTCCACATGTGTAACGAGACAGCGGATGGCGAAGCTGAGATGCGCCGCTCAGTCCGTCGGTTAGTTCACGAAGGGGCAGATTATATCAAGATCATGGCATCAGGTGGAGGCACTGCCGGGACGATTCCGGGACGTGCCAGTTATTCCGTTGCCGAGTTGCACGCTGCTGTTCATGAGGCGCATCACTTTCATCGACTCACGGTGGCACATTGTCGCGCGAAGGAATCGATGGTACGAGCAGTTGAAGCAGGCATCGATTTGATGGAGCATGCCGAGTTTCTTGATCCAGATGGCGAACTCCGTTTTGACCCCAAAATTGCAGAGATGATGGCGGAATCCGGTATCTGGATTAGTCCAACCCTCCAGGCATGGACAGGCTATCCACGCATCGTTGAACTCCGTGCGAAACGCGATAGCGACACGATTTCTGATGATGAAGCAACTGAATTGCAACGACTTGAGTCAAGGGCAAAAGTGCGCTTAGATGTGATGCGCCGCATGCTTGACTACGGACTCCACGATCGGATTGTTCCCGGCACCGATTCAGGGGTCGGCAATCTTGCATTCGGTCATCTTGATTATGATTTGCAATTGCTCGTCCAAGTCGGGTTTACGCCTGCAGAGGCACTTATCTCAGCGACCCGCATTTCTGCTGAAGCTATTGGAATGGAGGACGAGATTGGGACCATCGCACCGGGGAAAATCGCCGATCTCGTTGCTTTTGAGAGCGACCCAACGAGCGATGTAGATGCGTTTAGCCGAGTGATCGCAGTATTTCAAGCGGGACAACGCGTGAAATGA
- a CDS encoding NUDIX domain-containing protein, producing MNHNMRSNIDHTIIQQLLTDAEKDGVQKLVVGAVICKNNKFLLLERVPSDSMGGFVGIPSGTVEAGEDLLTALAREVQEETGLLVTSVLEYLGSFDWTSSSGKKTRHFNFFVEVEDGEIKLSLTEHQAYYFVEFSGENFTTLNISDETKEVLRAAAQQ from the coding sequence ATGAACCACAATATGCGGTCAAACATTGACCACACTATTATTCAGCAGTTGTTGACTGACGCTGAAAAAGACGGCGTGCAAAAATTAGTTGTGGGCGCAGTTATCTGTAAAAACAACAAATTCTTGCTCCTGGAGCGAGTGCCATCTGACTCTATGGGTGGATTTGTTGGAATTCCAAGTGGTACCGTGGAGGCGGGGGAAGACCTACTCACAGCACTCGCCCGGGAAGTACAGGAAGAGACAGGACTTCTCGTAACATCAGTCCTTGAATATCTCGGATCCTTTGATTGGACATCCAGTTCTGGCAAGAAAACGAGACATTTCAACTTTTTTGTTGAGGTTGAGGATGGTGAAATCAAACTCAGTCTTACTGAACATCAAGCATACTATTTTGTCGAGTTTTCTGGTGAAAATTTCACAACGCTTAACATCTCAGACGAGACCAAAGAGGTTCTCAGGGCTGCAGCGCAACAATAA
- a CDS encoding phytanoyl-CoA dioxygenase family protein, whose protein sequence is MAQQDATEHLETFGYCLIEDAIPAAQADVMAEKYFQLHQDPANRQTFQDPNDELYQTLFGVVNLDEMCWECIAHPQVLQVVRHFLGDSVRLGEACTKWVKPRAPQGGIHSDSTHDLPARLPETPWMINSIWMITDFTVENGATLVVPFSHRARRRPTQSDIAESHPVSVCGRRGSVLLWHGGTWHGQGANTTDDQHRMALNIAYYPAWWNLMREGGHQPVFPETFARMPEDLQTLVRHKVAKRRADIYEF, encoded by the coding sequence ATGGCACAACAAGACGCAACAGAGCATCTCGAAACATTCGGTTATTGCCTGATTGAGGACGCGATACCCGCAGCACAGGCGGATGTAATGGCGGAGAAATACTTCCAACTTCATCAAGACCCAGCGAATCGACAGACTTTTCAGGATCCGAATGATGAACTGTATCAAACCCTTTTCGGTGTGGTCAATCTTGATGAGATGTGTTGGGAGTGCATCGCGCACCCACAGGTGCTACAAGTCGTCCGTCATTTTCTCGGCGACAGTGTCCGGTTGGGTGAGGCTTGCACAAAATGGGTCAAACCGCGTGCGCCACAAGGTGGTATTCATTCCGATTCAACGCATGATCTGCCAGCTCGCCTTCCCGAAACGCCGTGGATGATTAATTCAATCTGGATGATAACGGATTTTACCGTTGAGAACGGCGCGACGCTCGTCGTACCGTTTAGCCATCGCGCACGGCGTAGACCGACACAATCCGATATTGCTGAAAGTCATCCGGTGTCTGTCTGCGGACGGCGGGGTTCTGTACTATTGTGGCACGGTGGGACATGGCACGGACAGGGTGCGAACACAACCGACGACCAGCATCGTATGGCGTTGAATATTGCTTACTACCCCGCTTGGTGGAATCTAATGCGTGAGGGCGGACACCAACCCGTTTTTCCAGAGACCTTTGCGCGAATGCCAGAAGACCTACAAACACTTGTGCGGCATAAGGTGGCGAAACGGCGGGCAGATATCTATGAGTTTTGA
- a CDS encoding class I SAM-dependent methyltransferase produces the protein MKKEDEVEIGEWNRLVKNAYNSLEFLVTMHYLWKHLPKTGKILDAGGGPGRYTLELCRAGYDVVLLDIDATYTTFAEEKIKLEPKYVSDRLIASIVGDIRDLSRFNTNDFDTVLCLGGPLTHISDETERIQATSELVRIAKPGAIVCISVMGYLAMLRTVLSRVSQELIMPQYWELIKEGKGNNLVQDSLWHFFRGSELQQLAESCGLTTLEMIGCEGLSTGLFEATNTVAENPTKWERWVELVLETATEPAIVDMAAHILYIGRVG, from the coding sequence ATGAAGAAAGAAGATGAAGTCGAAATTGGTGAATGGAATCGACTTGTGAAGAATGCCTATAACTCACTGGAGTTTCTGGTCACGATGCATTACCTTTGGAAACACCTGCCTAAGACAGGTAAGATTTTGGATGCAGGTGGCGGACCGGGGCGTTACACGCTCGAACTTTGTCGAGCAGGATATGATGTCGTCCTCTTGGATATCGACGCAACGTACACGACTTTTGCTGAAGAAAAAATCAAGTTAGAACCGAAATACGTTTCAGATCGATTGATTGCGTCAATTGTTGGAGATATCCGAGACCTTTCACGTTTTAACACGAATGACTTTGACACTGTGTTATGTCTTGGTGGTCCGTTAACACATATCAGTGATGAAACCGAGCGAATCCAAGCAACCTCTGAATTAGTTCGGATTGCTAAACCTGGAGCGATTGTCTGTATTAGTGTTATGGGATACTTGGCGATGCTGCGGACCGTTCTCAGTCGTGTGAGTCAGGAATTGATAATGCCTCAGTACTGGGAGTTAATAAAGGAAGGAAAAGGGAACAATCTCGTTCAAGACAGCTTATGGCATTTTTTTCGGGGTTCTGAACTTCAGCAACTCGCCGAATCGTGTGGATTGACGACACTGGAAATGATAGGCTGTGAGGGACTTTCAACGGGATTGTTTGAAGCCACCAACACGGTGGCGGAAAATCCAACAAAGTGGGAACGTTGGGTGGAATTAGTCTTGGAAACAGCGACAGAACCCGCCATAGTGGACATGGCTGCACACATCTTATACATTGGTCGGGTTGGCTAA